A DNA window from Gigantopelta aegis isolate Gae_Host chromosome 4, Gae_host_genome, whole genome shotgun sequence contains the following coding sequences:
- the LOC121372442 gene encoding uncharacterized protein LOC121372442, protein MTSVFVPGVEDGSNENGEILYDADTLQHIDSFEDPCYDKLVKQSDICDFGDQGFLLHNLMSSKECQHYIETGEISGFRELRTSQRSYRDCQRIIFESSGLASVLWERIKDFLKDITVEGDPSKQHIHGVKCLVQGTWEPHRLNKVFRLCRYYPGGHFAPHFDGHFVESATVRSMKTLMLYLNGDFNGGSTNFVDESQTLYKDADGKFCAEEKNILYRIQPETGMGILFNHQRLHEGQKLSDGVKYILRTDIMFKNTSKPSLSPDEEKGLQMIQEAERKEAAGECLEAMELYRKAYKLCPTLESESYGN, encoded by the exons ATGACTTCTGTATTTGTCCCCGGCGTTGAGGATGGTTCAAATGAAAACGGAGAAATACTTTACGATGCTGACACTTTGCAGCATATTGATAGTTTTGAAGATCCGTGTTACGATAAACTTGTTAAACAGTCTGACATTTGTGACTTTGGTGATCAAGGATTTCTGTTGCACAATCTGATGAGTTCAAAAGAATGTCAGCACTACATTGAAACTGGCGAAATATCGGGATTTCGTGAATTACGAACATCACAACGCAGTTACAGAGACTGTCAAAG AATAATATTTGAGAGTTCTGGGTTAGCATCTGTGTTATGGGAAAGAATTAAGGATTTCTTGAAAGACATCACAGTTGAAGGAGATCCGTCGAAACAACACATTCATGGTGTCAAGTGTCTTGTACAGGGAACATGGGAACCACATCGTTTGAATAAG gtcTTTAGATTATGTCGATATTATCCTGGTGGACATTTTGCTCCACACTTCGATGGTCATTTTGTTGAAAGTGCCACAGTGCGATCAATGAAGACACTGATGTTATATCTCAACGGAGATTTTAATGGTGGCAGCACTAACTTTGTTGATGAAAGTCAGACTTTGTACAAg gATGCTGATGGCAAGTTCTGtgctgaagaaaaaaatattttatatcgcATTCAACCCGAAACAGGAATGGGGATCCTCTTTAATCATCAACGACTCCATGAAGGACAGAAATTAAG TGATGGCGTAAAGTACATCCTGAGAACAGACatcatgtttaaaaacaccagtaAGCCATCCTTGTCGCCGGATGAAGAAAAGGGGCTGCAGATGATACAAGAAGCAGAAAGAAAAGAG GCTGCCGGGGAATGTTTAGAAGCAATGGAGTTGTATAGAAAGGCATACAAACTATGTCCAACATTAGAATCAGAATCCTATGGCAACTAG